The following proteins come from a genomic window of Achromobacter deleyi:
- the avs1c gene encoding AVAST type 1 anti-phage system protein Avs1c: MTPGLQTMDTPKTREEFELRFHLLREAFRSDKIRIPPSMGESLLRLRHLPNGRLDFLSVDETARLQANMMLQFADFKFGPQEEQDPVADT, encoded by the coding sequence ATGACCCCCGGCCTTCAAACAATGGATACCCCCAAGACGCGGGAAGAGTTCGAGCTTCGATTTCACCTTTTGCGTGAAGCGTTTCGAAGCGACAAGATCCGCATTCCGCCGAGCATGGGAGAGAGCCTGCTGAGACTCAGACATCTGCCTAACGGTCGGCTGGACTTTCTCAGCGTTGACGAGACGGCGCGTCTGCAAGCAAACATGATGCTTCAGTTTGCCGATTTCAAGTTTGGTCCACAGGAAGAGCAAGATCCTGTCGCAGATACTTAG
- the avs1b gene encoding AVAST type 1 anti-phage system protease Avs1b, whose protein sequence is MKGKLMIDAQIKLATCEVKCGADSGTGWVVTTSRVITARHCVYDAISAQVQISVRFDLGSASDEVIASVVAEDESLDVCILALAREVDIDPILLDERLPIEGSQFTAFGFPAAKLSVGHRLEGSISQVLDTPRLSVDLDLHIDAPSALTNYDGISGAPLICDGRARGVLRVAIDKSLGAMSIARMSAFLREHSIPLDEPQGQEADGEVLAARQAFTEAFESLVSTSNGGYAFIEGAHGIGKSTFCDRYSPLNPSLEHFGTYSFTLHKGAVSPMHLAQPEVFFNWLNTLVSSHLTGRAGRVSAKSYPQLIVEVAQLLEILGQSYASRRKTAVIFVDGVDEVAKLGQGTLEQFIGLLPSRMPAGVTLVASAPSYVNLSTALGARFESRSCIAMPSLEPGSARVFCLGALVPERVTAATVRIICERAQGHPLYLRYLIDLANGGTDDEHLAALPLINGSIRTYYETLWPQLLVDPEAVNLLAIIARLRWGIPTQQLVEILQEAETLVLVSTLARIQHLLLRHDETTIYHSSFADFLVEKTALRELDVQRRLLEYCASRPDTDYGTLNIIYHGLRSGPAEEARTVAMCAQGWADRCVTLGAEPDALLGDVNEALAAATRQGSLTEVVRILLLAQRLQFRYDALFAQSADLAADALLSLGKAQEAVQHAVRYGHLIVPLQDALRLSLQLTAANENATALDLLDKAEAVIERQLAMQGLTVSNFVVLFEFRIQLLLLKNQAGDDDAMQALAMFYGSSVEAIRGSISDKAACEQCLSEVTGYFGASSACLATRYTPVSVLRKHFSGSTALLEPVLIRLLANYQGYCKYFGVALDQSLLQSIFSDVQLLRKEHKAQETKPSLGEIDALVALGAPGALVRALANGRFGQPGPVQFIAKGNVKMDFRLFATRMAHWRLASFLEKNLPCPETAEIQADGWIDGVDALCRALAWCDGSGRRAKDCDDDVGLQEAWSHLDQRVFKHLRFSLGRRVKWKDSYGLPEAVFPQIYERLVGLLFDVFPERIGYMLSFMEQRFEGQCGLYSEGFRTVLANLLSEVSRMTLETSVGDQAFGLLQRWRAYVQANVKNRHELVPELLTLIPIFARFDALEEARRTYQAVLAVSMGPSWYKEDQLTLMTGALDRVPRDEVLQKGLLPRIAGNLEAAGGEMTFQRFVRYDKASLIGVLCQRGDFLGAVRYFQRQTCGTAEELLAEATEGSIDRVSTLRGNRFPGCALDEQAALYRILESATPSAHWPLCWALLEIYQFGDHRHLGTSAEAYARLAAQANSQSDIQRLMLHRLKLISESEFDATQRQEFFSSLRDNLHPDVAKAFAELLGDSEPAAAPPEVKRIAVARDTPSEKEEANQADDESTRDALVMPGMFGTSGSTRESDDALARAERQLARGNVSAARTEALAALEHLQRGGWSIWGNLSSGAARAESILRHQAQSADAVVKLYAPLILNERYAEKWRRADHLIERLASIATPSERAALVQQVVEHVEMMVGDTAAKAREYGFLDEAVVSDSSTGLIKLLLAAVDHPQWLRRDKAAELLQWLLEGFPEYIPMFGATAFKMDTGNLPDVLCGVLDQLSASDATLLWDRLAPAIVVADVQRECKHVGRLAVLMRIVDRAARKGSTGAAEALKSLRATVLQAVEGAGDANASAVPCPAWARVAEDEWAELAAMGLATPALAERAENEIRKACAPLSVETSIELEKLLAEGFRDRSDHPLGRWKAKVRFALQVAVLPAISEALLPRVEQTFRAYNPGQLGRSRIVGFSSPAKAWMAKLTQPGGGFAPMRGDEIYLDFFERIWDGRRHRLFRMTAFLHRSNVRPVPPSSATEFLSTELPAARSASEMEACARVEGRPAFFGSFTPAVPSAALMQMTGATGSDLSRANWRIGRVSGSSGAGPEHEGCYLAIKRGALRLPQGIGIAWEYEIDGMPLGTVSRST, encoded by the coding sequence TTGAAGGGCAAACTGATGATTGACGCGCAGATAAAGCTTGCCACTTGCGAGGTCAAATGTGGCGCCGACTCTGGGACCGGATGGGTGGTCACAACTTCCCGAGTGATCACGGCGCGTCACTGTGTATATGACGCGATCTCTGCTCAAGTGCAGATCAGTGTGCGTTTCGATCTTGGATCGGCCTCCGACGAAGTCATTGCGAGCGTGGTTGCAGAGGACGAGAGCCTTGATGTGTGCATCCTTGCGCTCGCACGAGAGGTCGACATCGATCCGATCCTCCTTGACGAGAGGCTTCCAATAGAAGGAAGCCAATTCACAGCCTTTGGTTTTCCAGCAGCGAAGCTCTCCGTCGGGCACAGGCTGGAAGGTTCGATATCGCAAGTTCTCGATACGCCGAGATTGAGCGTTGATCTCGACCTTCATATAGATGCGCCGTCCGCGCTGACCAACTATGACGGTATCTCCGGCGCTCCGCTCATCTGCGACGGCCGAGCTCGAGGCGTGTTGCGAGTTGCGATTGACAAGTCCTTGGGCGCCATGTCCATCGCCAGAATGTCGGCCTTTCTTCGAGAGCATTCCATCCCTCTTGATGAGCCTCAAGGTCAAGAGGCTGATGGCGAAGTTCTCGCAGCGCGCCAAGCGTTCACCGAGGCATTTGAGTCCCTTGTCAGCACCTCGAACGGCGGGTATGCCTTCATCGAAGGTGCCCATGGGATTGGCAAATCAACATTTTGCGATCGGTATAGCCCGCTCAACCCGAGCCTTGAGCATTTTGGAACCTACAGCTTTACCTTACACAAGGGCGCGGTCAGTCCGATGCATTTGGCACAACCAGAAGTGTTCTTCAACTGGCTTAACACTTTGGTCTCGTCGCACCTGACGGGAAGAGCAGGACGCGTTTCCGCGAAGAGCTACCCTCAACTAATCGTCGAAGTAGCGCAACTTCTGGAGATTCTTGGGCAGTCGTATGCGTCCCGGAGAAAGACCGCGGTGATCTTCGTAGATGGCGTCGACGAAGTTGCAAAGCTCGGGCAGGGAACACTTGAACAGTTTATAGGGCTGTTGCCATCCAGGATGCCCGCTGGCGTGACCCTTGTGGCCTCGGCTCCCAGCTACGTGAATCTCTCTACGGCATTGGGAGCAAGGTTTGAAAGCCGTTCTTGCATTGCAATGCCCTCGCTGGAGCCCGGATCTGCGCGTGTCTTTTGCCTGGGTGCCCTTGTCCCGGAACGAGTGACCGCTGCGACGGTCCGCATCATTTGCGAGCGAGCACAAGGTCATCCTCTTTATCTTCGCTATCTCATCGATCTGGCGAATGGCGGCACAGATGACGAACATCTTGCTGCGTTGCCGTTGATTAACGGCAGCATTCGCACGTACTACGAGACACTGTGGCCCCAACTCTTAGTGGATCCAGAGGCCGTTAACTTGCTGGCGATCATTGCTCGCCTGAGATGGGGAATTCCAACACAGCAGCTCGTTGAAATCCTGCAAGAGGCAGAGACGTTGGTACTCGTGAGCACACTTGCTCGGATCCAGCACCTGCTGCTACGGCACGACGAGACGACCATCTATCACTCATCGTTTGCCGACTTCCTTGTTGAGAAGACTGCATTGCGAGAGTTGGACGTCCAACGTCGGTTGCTGGAGTATTGTGCGTCGCGTCCGGATACCGACTATGGCACGCTCAACATCATTTACCACGGGCTCAGAAGCGGGCCGGCGGAGGAAGCGCGTACGGTGGCGATGTGCGCACAGGGTTGGGCCGACCGATGTGTCACGTTGGGAGCTGAGCCGGACGCACTGCTCGGTGACGTGAACGAGGCCTTGGCAGCTGCGACGCGCCAAGGAAGCCTGACCGAGGTTGTCCGCATCCTCTTGCTTGCCCAGCGCCTCCAATTTCGCTACGACGCTCTGTTCGCACAGTCGGCGGACTTGGCTGCAGATGCCTTGTTGTCTTTGGGCAAGGCGCAGGAAGCGGTGCAGCATGCCGTTCGCTATGGTCACTTGATTGTGCCGCTGCAAGACGCTTTGCGCTTGTCGCTGCAGCTCACTGCGGCAAACGAGAATGCGACTGCTTTGGATCTTCTCGACAAAGCCGAAGCGGTGATTGAGCGGCAACTGGCCATGCAGGGGCTGACAGTCTCGAACTTCGTGGTTCTCTTTGAGTTTCGGATCCAACTGCTTCTTCTCAAAAACCAGGCCGGTGACGATGACGCGATGCAAGCGCTGGCGATGTTCTACGGATCGTCGGTGGAGGCTATCAGGGGCAGCATCTCGGACAAGGCCGCCTGTGAACAATGCTTGTCTGAAGTCACCGGGTACTTTGGCGCAAGCTCCGCGTGCCTCGCGACGCGGTACACACCCGTGTCTGTTCTGCGGAAGCACTTTTCAGGCTCAACGGCCTTGCTGGAGCCGGTCCTCATTCGACTCCTCGCGAACTATCAAGGGTACTGCAAGTATTTCGGCGTAGCTTTGGATCAGAGTTTGCTGCAAAGCATATTTTCCGATGTGCAATTGCTCCGGAAAGAGCACAAGGCGCAAGAGACCAAGCCCAGCCTCGGTGAAATCGATGCTTTGGTGGCGCTGGGCGCCCCAGGGGCGCTTGTGCGTGCCCTTGCCAACGGGCGCTTTGGGCAGCCTGGCCCTGTGCAGTTCATTGCGAAAGGCAACGTCAAGATGGATTTTCGCCTGTTCGCCACTCGGATGGCGCATTGGCGACTGGCATCATTTCTCGAGAAGAATCTTCCTTGCCCAGAGACAGCAGAGATTCAAGCGGACGGCTGGATCGATGGGGTGGATGCGCTTTGCCGAGCTCTGGCGTGGTGCGACGGTTCCGGAAGGCGCGCAAAGGACTGTGACGATGACGTCGGATTGCAAGAGGCGTGGTCTCATCTTGATCAGCGCGTCTTCAAACACCTTCGATTCTCGTTAGGGCGTCGAGTCAAATGGAAAGACAGCTACGGCCTTCCTGAGGCAGTCTTCCCTCAGATCTACGAAAGATTGGTGGGGTTGCTTTTTGACGTATTTCCCGAGCGTATCGGCTACATGTTGTCCTTCATGGAGCAGCGTTTCGAGGGTCAGTGTGGCCTTTACTCCGAAGGATTCCGGACCGTCTTGGCCAACCTCCTGTCAGAGGTGAGCCGGATGACATTGGAGACGTCAGTTGGGGACCAAGCGTTTGGATTGCTTCAACGCTGGCGGGCCTATGTGCAGGCAAACGTGAAGAACCGACATGAACTTGTCCCCGAACTGCTGACCCTCATTCCCATATTTGCGCGATTCGATGCCCTGGAGGAAGCCCGCCGAACCTACCAAGCTGTCTTGGCTGTATCGATGGGGCCGAGCTGGTACAAAGAGGATCAACTGACCTTGATGACCGGAGCACTGGACCGAGTTCCTCGAGATGAGGTCTTACAGAAAGGTCTCCTGCCTCGTATCGCTGGGAACCTGGAGGCTGCGGGCGGCGAGATGACTTTCCAGCGATTCGTCAGATATGACAAGGCATCGCTCATTGGTGTCCTCTGTCAGCGAGGAGACTTTCTAGGTGCGGTGCGCTACTTCCAACGTCAGACATGCGGGACGGCAGAGGAGCTGCTTGCAGAAGCGACGGAAGGAAGCATCGATCGGGTTTCTACCCTCAGGGGCAATCGCTTCCCCGGTTGCGCGCTGGATGAGCAGGCCGCCTTGTATCGAATACTTGAATCGGCAACGCCCAGTGCACATTGGCCATTGTGCTGGGCGCTTCTGGAGATCTATCAGTTTGGAGATCATCGACACCTGGGAACGTCCGCAGAAGCGTACGCGCGCTTGGCGGCGCAGGCGAACAGTCAGAGCGACATTCAGAGGCTAATGCTTCATCGCTTGAAGCTCATCAGCGAATCTGAGTTCGACGCCACGCAACGGCAGGAATTCTTTTCTTCGTTGCGGGACAACCTGCATCCAGACGTAGCGAAGGCGTTTGCAGAGCTTCTTGGCGACAGTGAACCTGCGGCAGCGCCTCCCGAGGTGAAGCGCATCGCGGTTGCTCGCGACACACCCAGCGAAAAGGAGGAAGCAAATCAGGCGGATGACGAGTCGACGCGGGACGCGCTTGTCATGCCTGGCATGTTTGGAACGTCAGGGTCGACCCGAGAGTCAGACGATGCACTGGCACGCGCCGAAAGGCAGCTCGCGCGAGGGAACGTGTCAGCAGCTCGCACGGAAGCGCTTGCGGCGCTGGAGCATCTGCAGCGAGGTGGTTGGTCAATCTGGGGAAATCTTTCGTCAGGTGCGGCCAGAGCGGAAAGCATCCTGCGACATCAGGCCCAATCGGCAGACGCTGTAGTGAAGCTTTACGCGCCGCTTATCCTCAACGAGCGATATGCGGAGAAGTGGCGTCGCGCCGACCATCTGATCGAGCGACTCGCATCAATTGCGACTCCCAGCGAGCGCGCAGCCTTAGTTCAGCAGGTCGTTGAGCACGTCGAGATGATGGTTGGCGACACGGCGGCGAAGGCACGCGAATACGGCTTCTTGGATGAAGCCGTAGTATCGGACTCGTCAACCGGTCTGATAAAACTTCTGCTTGCTGCCGTGGACCATCCGCAGTGGCTACGGCGTGACAAGGCGGCCGAGCTTCTTCAGTGGCTTCTTGAAGGCTTTCCTGAATACATCCCTATGTTTGGGGCCACTGCTTTCAAAATGGATACCGGCAATCTGCCCGATGTTCTTTGTGGCGTGCTCGATCAACTGTCCGCGTCGGACGCCACTCTGCTTTGGGATCGGTTGGCGCCGGCCATCGTTGTCGCTGATGTTCAGCGCGAATGCAAACACGTCGGACGTCTTGCAGTATTGATGCGGATAGTGGATCGCGCCGCTCGAAAGGGCTCGACAGGTGCGGCCGAAGCTTTGAAGAGTCTCCGAGCGACAGTTCTTCAAGCAGTCGAAGGGGCTGGCGACGCCAATGCCTCCGCTGTGCCATGTCCGGCATGGGCACGCGTGGCAGAAGACGAGTGGGCCGAACTGGCTGCAATGGGTCTTGCAACGCCAGCCCTCGCCGAGCGTGCCGAGAATGAAATTCGAAAAGCCTGCGCCCCTCTATCGGTTGAGACAAGCATTGAGCTTGAGAAACTTCTGGCCGAGGGTTTCAGGGATCGGTCGGATCATCCTCTGGGCAGATGGAAGGCGAAGGTTCGTTTTGCATTGCAGGTAGCGGTGCTGCCGGCCATTTCAGAAGCTCTTCTGCCGCGTGTTGAGCAAACATTTCGAGCTTACAACCCTGGCCAGCTTGGGCGATCTCGAATCGTCGGGTTTTCGTCCCCTGCCAAGGCTTGGATGGCCAAATTGACGCAACCCGGAGGTGGGTTCGCGCCCATGCGTGGCGATGAAATTTACTTGGATTTCTTCGAGCGCATTTGGGACGGAAGGCGACACCGATTGTTTCGGATGACCGCGTTCCTCCATCGGTCGAACGTGAGGCCTGTTCCGCCCTCGTCGGCCACGGAGTTCCTGTCGACGGAGCTGCCTGCCGCGAGGTCTGCGTCGGAGATGGAGGCCTGCGCCAGAGTGGAAGGCCGACCTGCATTCTTCGGCAGCTTCACACCTGCGGTTCCTTCGGCTGCCCTCATGCAAATGACTGGTGCGACGGGCAGCGATTTGTCACGTGCGAATTGGCGAATTGGAAGGGTATCCGGAAGCAGTGGTGCAGGCCCGGAACACGAAGGCTGCTACTTGGCCATCAAACGAGGAGCCTTGCGCTTGCCCCAAGGTATTGGGATCGCCTGGGAGTACGAGATCGATGGAATGCCCCTTGGAACTGTGTCTCGATCAACGTAG
- the avs1a gene encoding AVAST type 1 anti-phage system MBL fold metallo-hydrolase Avs1a, which yields MLRIRMYPAENGDAFLLSAAGSNVLVDGGYAKTFDDHIQSDLLEIASRGEHLDLVIASHIDADHISGLIRFLTINEKSAAPKVVSVGQVWHNSLRSLTAINDAAIRPTDRLILDAINRRGHPVQIGILPNGPKDISARQGSSLAALIRRGGYRWNDHDGATSIAVERAPVFQLAGGNIRVIGPTQQRLDGLLKWWKGRLRQMGYNGPTGTGGEIDDAFELVCEHAGESAASRPVPVSARERKDLEAVYDPDVSITNGSSIATIIELGGARVLMLADAWAEDVVPALRALESHGHSMLFDAIKISHHGSLRNTSPELLRLVDAPRYIVSSNGNAHGHPDIEVLAAIVDRPASFSRTLYFNYPTPASAFLRNHVSKSGASFTVHDKATDWIEIEGQTDD from the coding sequence ATGTTGCGAATAAGAATGTACCCTGCTGAAAATGGAGACGCGTTTCTTCTTAGTGCCGCAGGATCGAATGTGCTTGTTGATGGTGGTTACGCCAAAACATTTGACGATCATATTCAGTCGGATCTCTTGGAGATCGCATCTAGGGGCGAGCATCTGGATCTGGTCATCGCAAGTCACATTGACGCAGACCACATTTCCGGCCTCATAAGATTTCTGACAATCAACGAGAAATCTGCTGCACCCAAAGTAGTCAGTGTTGGGCAGGTGTGGCACAACAGTTTGCGCAGCCTGACCGCGATAAATGACGCCGCTATTCGGCCTACGGATCGGTTGATACTTGATGCAATCAATCGACGCGGACATCCGGTGCAGATTGGTATCTTGCCGAACGGACCCAAGGACATCAGCGCGCGGCAAGGGAGCTCGCTCGCCGCGCTGATACGCCGTGGCGGGTATCGATGGAACGACCATGATGGTGCGACGAGTATTGCTGTCGAACGCGCGCCCGTGTTCCAACTCGCAGGGGGCAATATCCGCGTCATCGGCCCAACGCAACAACGCCTCGATGGACTTCTGAAGTGGTGGAAAGGGCGGCTGCGTCAAATGGGTTACAACGGCCCAACAGGAACGGGCGGCGAGATAGACGACGCCTTCGAGTTGGTGTGCGAGCACGCAGGCGAAAGTGCGGCATCACGCCCTGTCCCTGTGTCAGCTCGAGAACGAAAAGACCTCGAAGCCGTCTACGATCCCGACGTCTCCATCACGAACGGCAGTTCAATCGCGACGATCATTGAACTTGGTGGGGCTCGTGTCCTGATGCTTGCAGATGCCTGGGCGGAGGACGTTGTTCCAGCGCTCCGTGCCCTGGAGTCACACGGCCACTCAATGCTCTTCGATGCGATCAAGATTTCTCACCATGGAAGCCTGCGCAACACGAGCCCGGAATTGCTCCGACTCGTCGATGCTCCCAGGTATATCGTTTCGTCGAACGGCAATGCGCATGGCCATCCTGACATCGAAGTTCTTGCGGCCATCGTAGATCGGCCCGCATCGTTCTCCCGCACACTTTATTTCAACTACCCGACACCAGCTTCAGCCTTCCTTCGCAATCACGTCTCAAAGAGCGGGGCCTCGTTTACCGTGCATGACAAAGCGACGGATTGGATCGAAATTGAAGGGCAAACTGATGATTGA
- a CDS encoding type II toxin-antitoxin system HipA family toxin — MSKQDNALEVWLDDDLGPPCLVGTLAHDRGQIRFHYERDWLKDPRAFALDPDLSLDEHPFFPKPELGNFGIFLDSSPDRWGQTLMKRREALQAKDEKRPPRTLYAWDFLIGVQDQTRQGALRFRRLGTETFLGDEKMAAPPVTTLRELEVVAYQLSNRRIDDLDALRRWLAVLVAPGASLGGARPKANFTEADGSLWIAKFPARDDDRDVGAWEYVVHQLARKAGVDVPPARLIRLGNDFHTFCVQRFDRAHGARRFYASAMTLLRKTQSEGTSYLELAQFIRAQGDAEHADADLAQLFRRVVFNVAVGNRDDHLRNHGFVLGKTGWRFAPAFDVNPNIDKAEHVLNIDDVDNRPSLETVLGTAAFYGLGDGPARQVVEEVVAAVDGWQDAARRTGISGADIVLTVGAFSAHAEFRAFAGRG; from the coding sequence ATGAGCAAGCAGGACAATGCCCTGGAAGTCTGGCTGGACGATGACCTCGGCCCTCCATGCCTGGTCGGCACGCTGGCCCATGACCGTGGCCAGATTCGCTTCCACTATGAACGAGACTGGCTCAAGGATCCGCGCGCCTTCGCGCTGGACCCCGATCTCTCCTTGGACGAACACCCTTTCTTTCCGAAGCCGGAACTGGGCAACTTCGGGATCTTCCTGGACTCATCGCCGGACCGCTGGGGCCAAACGCTCATGAAGCGCCGCGAGGCACTGCAGGCCAAGGACGAGAAGCGGCCACCCCGCACGCTCTACGCCTGGGACTTCCTCATCGGCGTACAGGACCAGACCCGTCAGGGCGCATTGCGCTTTCGCCGGCTGGGCACGGAAACCTTCCTTGGTGACGAGAAGATGGCGGCGCCTCCGGTGACGACCTTGCGCGAACTGGAGGTGGTGGCCTATCAGCTCAGCAATCGGCGCATCGACGACCTCGATGCCCTGCGCAGGTGGCTGGCGGTGCTCGTCGCGCCGGGCGCCTCGTTGGGTGGTGCCAGGCCGAAGGCCAACTTCACCGAAGCCGACGGTTCGCTCTGGATCGCCAAGTTCCCCGCGCGTGACGATGACCGGGATGTCGGGGCCTGGGAGTACGTGGTTCACCAACTGGCCCGGAAGGCAGGCGTGGATGTACCGCCCGCAAGGTTAATCAGGCTAGGCAACGACTTCCACACCTTTTGCGTGCAGAGGTTCGATCGTGCACATGGCGCCCGGCGCTTCTATGCCTCGGCGATGACGTTGCTGCGCAAGACGCAGAGCGAGGGAACGAGCTACCTGGAATTAGCCCAGTTCATCCGCGCCCAGGGCGATGCAGAGCATGCAGACGCGGATCTGGCACAACTGTTCCGTCGCGTGGTATTCAACGTCGCGGTCGGCAACCGGGACGATCACCTGCGCAACCATGGCTTCGTGCTTGGCAAGACCGGGTGGCGCTTTGCGCCGGCGTTTGATGTCAACCCGAACATCGACAAGGCGGAGCATGTCCTGAACATCGACGATGTCGACAACCGGCCGAGCCTGGAGACGGTTCTCGGCACGGCGGCGTTCTACGGGCTTGGCGATGGCCCTGCTCGGCAGGTGGTGGAGGAAGTGGTGGCAGCGGTCGATGGCTGGCAGGACGCTGCGCGCAGGACCGGCATCTCAGGCGCCGACATTGTTCTGACGGTGGGGGCTTTCTCAGCCCATGCAGAGTTTCGTGCATTCGCAGGTCGGGGCTGA
- a CDS encoding helix-turn-helix domain-containing protein produces MPRKPPVVFPQEQRLLSELGERLRLARKRRKLSNTVVAQRAGVSRTTVYKVEAGDPGATLGAYIRVLAVLGLEGDLNLLAADDRIGRKLQDLALESPSDASRQKVPPSSAQNRKGSA; encoded by the coding sequence ATGCCGCGCAAACCTCCCGTTGTCTTTCCTCAAGAGCAGCGCCTGCTCTCCGAGTTGGGCGAACGGCTACGCCTTGCCCGCAAGAGGCGCAAGCTGAGCAACACGGTGGTGGCACAACGTGCAGGGGTTTCCAGAACCACCGTGTACAAGGTCGAGGCAGGCGATCCTGGTGCAACCCTGGGGGCCTATATCCGGGTGCTGGCCGTGCTGGGCCTTGAAGGCGATCTCAATCTGCTGGCTGCCGACGACCGGATCGGGCGCAAGCTGCAGGATCTAGCGCTGGAGTCGCCATCAGACGCCAGCCGCCAAAAGGTCCCCCCTTCGTCGGCCCAGAATCGCAAGGGGTCGGCATGA
- a CDS encoding TetR/AcrR family transcriptional regulator — translation MTRKQSDNQNEAVPAPTPAPRERVLAAAGELFYNDGIRATGVDAIAARGNTTKMAIYRHFQSKDVLVTEWLRQVIDDYWRALDAIEAAHPDDPRAQILGWVTYFSDEARAWSHRGCAFINSIAELPDPEHPGRKLIEEHKLRQWRRLASLCERAGLASPEDTASELTFLFEGAQVSAHNQSVRDADRQLRRIVEAVIARQGTVDRR, via the coding sequence ATGACAAGAAAACAGAGCGACAACCAGAACGAGGCCGTGCCCGCCCCCACTCCCGCGCCGCGCGAACGCGTGCTCGCGGCGGCCGGCGAGCTGTTCTACAACGATGGCATCCGGGCGACCGGCGTCGACGCCATCGCCGCCCGCGGCAACACGACGAAGATGGCGATCTATCGCCATTTCCAATCAAAGGATGTGCTGGTGACCGAATGGCTGCGCCAGGTGATCGACGACTATTGGCGCGCGCTCGATGCCATCGAAGCCGCGCATCCGGACGATCCCCGCGCGCAGATCCTCGGATGGGTCACCTATTTTTCGGACGAGGCGCGCGCCTGGTCGCACCGCGGCTGCGCGTTCATCAACTCGATCGCGGAACTGCCCGATCCGGAACATCCCGGCCGCAAACTGATCGAGGAACACAAGCTGCGGCAATGGCGGCGGCTGGCCAGCCTGTGCGAGCGGGCGGGCCTGGCGTCGCCGGAAGACACGGCGAGCGAACTCACGTTCCTGTTCGAGGGTGCGCAGGTGTCCGCGCATAACCAGTCAGTCCGCGACGCCGACCGACAGTTGCGGCGGATCGTCGAGGCCGTCATCGCGCGGCAGGGTACGGTCGATCGTCGGTGA